The following are encoded in a window of Oncorhynchus keta strain PuntledgeMale-10-30-2019 chromosome 10, Oket_V2, whole genome shotgun sequence genomic DNA:
- the LOC118377732 gene encoding PAX-interacting protein 1-like isoform X4 — protein sequence MAVMIGIAFRVSWLCCLLIGGITCSTSEGDWSPSLDSNAAWLYAGSLQSLGYGNYKSPKSQLQAQQKHPAAILRKELPPMSQQPQQVWYPDQMPLHQKQPAAEAQPQTQPTTVPQQVWHPAQMQQKQQTAVPQQVWHPAQMPLQQKQPTTVPQQVWHPAQMQQKQQTAVPQQVWHQAHMLTHKQLTTVPQQVWHQAHMLTHKQPTAVPQQVWHQAHMLQEPPTAVPQQVWHQAQMLPQPPTAVPQQVWHPAQMLQKQPAAMPQQVWHPARTLQKQPTAVPQQVWHPAQMPLQQKQPTAMPQQDWHPAQMLQKQPTTMPQQVWTPAHTLQKQPTAVPQQVWHPAQMPLQQKQPTAVPQQVWHPAQMPLQHKQPTAVAQQVWHPAQMPLQQKQPTAVPQQVWHPAQMPLQHKQPTAVPQQVWHPAQMPLQHKQPTAVPQQVWHPAQMPLQHKQPTAVPQQVWHPAQMPLQHKQPTAVPQQVWHPAQMLQKQPTAVPQQVWHPAQMLQKQPTAVPQEVWHPTQMPLQQKQMTAVHQQEWHPTQMPLQQKQPTSVPQQVWDPAQMPLQHKQPTAVPQQVWHPAQMLQKQPTAVPQEVWHPTQMPLQQKQMTAVPQQVWHPAQMLQKQPTAVPKQMWHPTQMPLQQKQTTAVHQQVWHPAQMSKNQTATEPQQKQPSTTPQQAWHPAQMPLQQKQPATAPQQKELTAMPQQMWYRAKMLQQENHLDAILQQPPPVWYPSKFPQQQKELAVEPQQQKELAVEPQQQKELAVEPQQQKELAVEPQQQKELAVEPQQQKELAVEPQQVGYPAQMAQQQPNAIPQQFWHVCQISQQQLAPNSQQKHYESTEDGASGSSQASIVEQSGVIPSSSYSSKSHYKNGRTGVSQISYTPREAMPVNSGNAPKDGYVSIGAPSIYATLVKDSASKM from the exons ATGGCTGTGATGATTGGAATCGCTTTCAG AGTTTCTTGGCTTTGTTGCCTGCTAATTGGAGGGATAACGTGTTCTACATCAGAAG GTGATTGGTCTCCTTCACTGGATTCTAATGCAGCATGGCTCTATGCAGGATCACTTCAGTCTCTAGGATATGGCAATTATAAGTCTCCAAAATCTCAACTGCAAGCGCAACAGAAACATCCGGCCGCCATCCTGCGGAAGGAACTGCCCCCCATGTCCCAGCAACCTCAGCAAGTGTGGTATCCAGATCAAATGCCCCTGCATCAGAAGCAACCGGCCGCAGAAGCTCAGCCGCAGACGCAACCGACAACTgtgccccagcaagtgtggcatccagCTCAAATGCAGCAGAAGCAACAGACCGCTGTCccccagcaagtgtggcatccagCTCAAATGCCCCTGCAGCAGAAGCAACCGACAACTgtgccccagcaagtgtggcatccagCTCAAATGCAGCAGAAGCAACAGACCGCTGTC ccccagcaagtgtggcatcAAGCTCACATGCTGACGCATAAGCAACTGACCAccgtgccccagcaagtgtggcatcAAGCTCACATGCTGACACATAAGCAACCGACAgccgtgccccagcaagtgtggcatcAAGCTCATATGCTGCAGGAGCCACCGACCgccgtgccccagcaagtgtggcatcAAGCTCAAATGCTGCCGCAACCACCGACCGCTgtgccccagcaagtgtggcatccagCTCAAATGCTGCAGAAGCAACCGGCCGCCAtgccccagcaagtgtggcatccagCTCGCACACTGCAGAAGCAACCGACCGCCGTGCCCCAGCAGGTGTGGCATCCAGCTCAAATGCCCCTGCAGCAGAAGCAACCGACCGCCATGCCCCAGCAAGACTGGCATCCTGCTCAAATGCTGCAGAAGCAACCGACCACCATGCCCCAGCAAGTGTGGACTCCAGCTCACACACTGCAGAAGCAACCGACCGCCGTGCCCCAGCAGGTGTGGCATCCTGCTCAAATGCCCCTGCAGCAGAAGCAACCGACCGCTgtgccccagcaagtgtggcatccagCTCAAATGCCCCTGCAGCACAAGCAACCGACCGCCGTAGcccagcaagtgtggcatcctGCTCAAATGCCCCTGCAGCAGAAGCAACCGACCGCTgtgccccagcaagtgtggcatccagCTCAAATGCCCCTGCAGCACAAGCAACCGACCgccgtgccccagcaagtgtggcatccagCTCAAATGCCCCTGCAGCACAAGCAACCGACCgccgtgccccagcaagtgtggcatccagCTCAAATGCCCCTGCAGCACAAGCAACCGACCgccgtgccccagcaagtgtggcatccagCTCAAATGCCCCTGCAGCACAAGCAACCGACCgccgtgccccagcaa GTGTGGCATCCAGCTCAAATGCTGCAGAAGCAACCGACCgccgtgccccagcaagtgtggcatccagCTCAAATGCTGCAGAAGCAACCGACCGCAGTGCCCCAGGAAGTATGGCATCCTACTCAAATGCCCCTGCAGCAGAAGCAAATGACTGCCGTGCATCAGCAAGAGTGGCATCCTACTCAAATGCCCCTGCAGCAGAAGCAACCGACCTccgtgccccagcaagtgtggGATCCAGCTCAAATGCCGCTGCAGCACAAGCAACCGACCGCTgtgccccagcaagtgtggcatccagCTCAAATGCTGCAGAAGCAACCGACCGCAGTGCCCCAGGAAGTATGGCATCCTACTCAAATGCCCCTGCAGCAGAAGCAAATGACTgccgtgccccagcaagtgtggcatccagCTCAAATGCTGCAGAAGCAACCGACCGCCGTGCCCAAGCAAATGTGGCATCCTACTCAAATGCCCCTGCAGCAGAAGCAAACTACTGCCGTGCATCAGCAAGTGTGGCATCCTGCTCAAATGTCGAAGAATCAAACAGCCACTGAACCTCAGCAGAAGCAACCATCCACCACGCCCCAGCAAGCGTGGCATCCAGCTCAAATGCCCCTGCAGCAGAAGCAACCGGCCACTGCTCCTCAACAGAAGGAGCTGACCGCCATGCCCCAGCAAATGTGGTATCGAGCTAAAATGCTCCAACAGGAAAATCATCTGGACGCCATTCTCCAGCAGCCTCCGCCCGTGTGGTATCCATCTAAATTTCCCCAGCAGCAGAAGGAACTGGCCGTCGAGCCCCAGCAGCAGAAGGAACTGGCCGTCGAGCCCCAGCAGCAGAAGGAACTGGCCGTCGAGCCCCAGCAGCAGAAGGAACTGGCCGTCGAGCCCCAGCAGCAGAAGGAACTGGCCGTCGAGCCCCAGCAGCAGAAGGAACTGGCCGTCGAGCCCCAGCAAGTGGGGTATCCAGCTCAAATGGCCCAGCAGCAACCCAACGCCATTCCTCAGCAATTTTGGCATGTATGCCAAATTTCCCAGCAGCAACTGGCCCCAAATTCTCAGCAGAAGCACTACGAAAGCACTGAAGATGGTGCCTCTGGTAGTTCTCAGGCCAGCATTGTTGAACAGTCGGGTGTCATCCCAAGCTCTTCCTACAGTTCCAAATCGCACTACAAGAATGGCAGAACTGGAGTCTCCCAAATCAGCTACACCCCTAGGGAGGCAATGCCTGTTAACAGTGGAAATGCTCCCAAGGACGGTTATGTTAGCATTGGTGCACCAAGCATATATGCAACACTAGTGAAGGATTCTGCAAG CAAAATGTAA
- the LOC118377732 gene encoding uncharacterized protein LOC118377732 isoform X1, whose translation MAVMIGIAFRVSWLCCLLIGGITCSTSEGDWSPSLDSNAAWLYAGSLQSLGYGNYKSPKSQLQAQQKHPAAILRKELPPMSQQPQQVWYPDQMPLHQKQPAAEAQPQTQPTTVPQQVWHPAQMQQKQQTAVPQQVWHPAQMPLQQKQPTTVPQQVWHPAQMQQKQQTAVPQQVWHQAHMLTHKQLTTVPQQVWHQAHMLTHKQPTAVPQQVWHQAHMLQEPPTAVPQQVWHQAQMLPQPPTAVPQQVWHPAQMLQKQPAAMPQQVWHPARTLQKQPTAVPQQVWHPAQMPLQQKQPTAMPQQDWHPAQMLQKQPTTMPQQVWTPAHTLQKQPTAVPQQVWHPAQMPLQQKQPTAVPQQVWHPAQMPLQHKQPTAVAQQVWHPAQMPLQQKQPTAVPQQVWHPAQMPLQHKQPTAVPQQVWHPAQMPLQHKQPTAVPQQVWHPAQMPLQHKQPTAVPQQVWHPAQMPLQHKQPTAVPQQVWHPAQMLHKQLTAVPQEVWHPAQMTLQHKQPTALPQQVWHPAHTLQKQPTAVPQQVWHPAQMLQKQPTAVPQQVWHPAQMLQKQPTAVPQEVWHPTQMPLQQKQMTAVHQQEWHPTQMPLQQKQPTSVPQQVWDPAQMPLQHKQPTAVPQQVWHPAQMLQKQPTAVPQEVWHPTQMPLQQKQMTAVPQQVWHPAQMLQKQPTAVPKQMWHPTQMPLQQKQTTAVHQQVWHPAQMSKNQTATEPQQKQPSTTPQQAWHPAQMPLQQKQPATAPQQKELTAMPQQMWYRAKMLQQENHLDAILQQPPPVWYPSKFPQQQKELAVEPQQQKELAVEPQQQKELAVEPQQQKELAVEPQQQKELAVEPQQQKELAVEPQQVGYPAQMAQQQPNAIPQQFWHVCQISQQQLAPNSQQKHYESTEDGASGSSQASIVEQSGVIPSSSYSSKSHYKNGRTGVSQISYTPREAMPVNSGNAPKDGYVSIGAPSIYATLVKDSASKM comes from the exons ATGGCTGTGATGATTGGAATCGCTTTCAG AGTTTCTTGGCTTTGTTGCCTGCTAATTGGAGGGATAACGTGTTCTACATCAGAAG GTGATTGGTCTCCTTCACTGGATTCTAATGCAGCATGGCTCTATGCAGGATCACTTCAGTCTCTAGGATATGGCAATTATAAGTCTCCAAAATCTCAACTGCAAGCGCAACAGAAACATCCGGCCGCCATCCTGCGGAAGGAACTGCCCCCCATGTCCCAGCAACCTCAGCAAGTGTGGTATCCAGATCAAATGCCCCTGCATCAGAAGCAACCGGCCGCAGAAGCTCAGCCGCAGACGCAACCGACAACTgtgccccagcaagtgtggcatccagCTCAAATGCAGCAGAAGCAACAGACCGCTGTCccccagcaagtgtggcatccagCTCAAATGCCCCTGCAGCAGAAGCAACCGACAACTgtgccccagcaagtgtggcatccagCTCAAATGCAGCAGAAGCAACAGACCGCTGTC ccccagcaagtgtggcatcAAGCTCACATGCTGACGCATAAGCAACTGACCAccgtgccccagcaagtgtggcatcAAGCTCACATGCTGACACATAAGCAACCGACAgccgtgccccagcaagtgtggcatcAAGCTCATATGCTGCAGGAGCCACCGACCgccgtgccccagcaagtgtggcatcAAGCTCAAATGCTGCCGCAACCACCGACCGCTgtgccccagcaagtgtggcatccagCTCAAATGCTGCAGAAGCAACCGGCCGCCAtgccccagcaagtgtggcatccagCTCGCACACTGCAGAAGCAACCGACCGCCGTGCCCCAGCAGGTGTGGCATCCAGCTCAAATGCCCCTGCAGCAGAAGCAACCGACCGCCATGCCCCAGCAAGACTGGCATCCTGCTCAAATGCTGCAGAAGCAACCGACCACCATGCCCCAGCAAGTGTGGACTCCAGCTCACACACTGCAGAAGCAACCGACCGCCGTGCCCCAGCAGGTGTGGCATCCTGCTCAAATGCCCCTGCAGCAGAAGCAACCGACCGCTgtgccccagcaagtgtggcatccagCTCAAATGCCCCTGCAGCACAAGCAACCGACCGCCGTAGcccagcaagtgtggcatcctGCTCAAATGCCCCTGCAGCAGAAGCAACCGACCGCTgtgccccagcaagtgtggcatccagCTCAAATGCCCCTGCAGCACAAGCAACCGACCgccgtgccccagcaagtgtggcatccagCTCAAATGCCCCTGCAGCACAAGCAACCGACCgccgtgccccagcaagtgtggcatccagCTCAAATGCCCCTGCAGCACAAGCAACCGACCgccgtgccccagcaagtgtggcatccagCTCAAATGCCCCTGCAGCACAAGCAACCGACCgccgtgccccagcaagtgtggcatccagCTCAAATGCTGCATAAGCAACTGACCGCAGTGCCCCAAGAAGTATGGCATCCAGCTCAAATGACCCTGCAGCACAAGCAACCGACCGCTTtgccccagcaagtgtggcatccagCTCACACGCTGCAGAAGCAACCGACCGCCGTGCCCCAGCAGGTGTGGCATCCAGCTCAAATGCTGCAGAAGCAACCGACCgccgtgccccagcaagtgtggcatccagCTCAAATGCTGCAGAAGCAACCGACCGCAGTGCCCCAGGAAGTATGGCATCCTACTCAAATGCCCCTGCAGCAGAAGCAAATGACTGCCGTGCATCAGCAAGAGTGGCATCCTACTCAAATGCCCCTGCAGCAGAAGCAACCGACCTccgtgccccagcaagtgtggGATCCAGCTCAAATGCCGCTGCAGCACAAGCAACCGACCGCTgtgccccagcaagtgtggcatccagCTCAAATGCTGCAGAAGCAACCGACCGCAGTGCCCCAGGAAGTATGGCATCCTACTCAAATGCCCCTGCAGCAGAAGCAAATGACTgccgtgccccagcaagtgtggcatccagCTCAAATGCTGCAGAAGCAACCGACCGCCGTGCCCAAGCAAATGTGGCATCCTACTCAAATGCCCCTGCAGCAGAAGCAAACTACTGCCGTGCATCAGCAAGTGTGGCATCCTGCTCAAATGTCGAAGAATCAAACAGCCACTGAACCTCAGCAGAAGCAACCATCCACCACGCCCCAGCAAGCGTGGCATCCAGCTCAAATGCCCCTGCAGCAGAAGCAACCGGCCACTGCTCCTCAACAGAAGGAGCTGACCGCCATGCCCCAGCAAATGTGGTATCGAGCTAAAATGCTCCAACAGGAAAATCATCTGGACGCCATTCTCCAGCAGCCTCCGCCCGTGTGGTATCCATCTAAATTTCCCCAGCAGCAGAAGGAACTGGCCGTCGAGCCCCAGCAGCAGAAGGAACTGGCCGTCGAGCCCCAGCAGCAGAAGGAACTGGCCGTCGAGCCCCAGCAGCAGAAGGAACTGGCCGTCGAGCCCCAGCAGCAGAAGGAACTGGCCGTCGAGCCCCAGCAGCAGAAGGAACTGGCCGTCGAGCCCCAGCAAGTGGGGTATCCAGCTCAAATGGCCCAGCAGCAACCCAACGCCATTCCTCAGCAATTTTGGCATGTATGCCAAATTTCCCAGCAGCAACTGGCCCCAAATTCTCAGCAGAAGCACTACGAAAGCACTGAAGATGGTGCCTCTGGTAGTTCTCAGGCCAGCATTGTTGAACAGTCGGGTGTCATCCCAAGCTCTTCCTACAGTTCCAAATCGCACTACAAGAATGGCAGAACTGGAGTCTCCCAAATCAGCTACACCCCTAGGGAGGCAATGCCTGTTAACAGTGGAAATGCTCCCAAGGACGGTTATGTTAGCATTGGTGCACCAAGCATATATGCAACACTAGTGAAGGATTCTGCAAG CAAAATGTAA